The sequence below is a genomic window from Sneathiella marina.
CCACACCGACGGCCCCCAAAACCGCATCCATGATAAAGGCCCGGCGGATGCCCTCAACCAGGGTCGGGGCACTGACGACGACCGCCGTATTCAGGCCCAGGCCAATGGCGCCGCCGGCATTCTGGAACATATAGAGTATGGCGCCTGCCAGGCTGGATTGGGACGGATCAACGGAAGTGATGCCCACCGTGGTAATTGACGAGAAGAAAAACCCCAGGCCGACCCCCAGGATCATCATACCCGGAACCAGCCCAACATAGGTTGTTGAGGCATCGAGAAAGGCCAAGATCAATATGCCAAGCGACAGGCAAGCAGAGCCGATGGTCACCATCAGTTTCGGACCAAGCCGGCCATATAACGGGCCAGCGATAAAGGATGTCACAGCGAACATCGCCAATATGGGGAGGAGCCCGACCCCTGCCTGTGCCGCTGAAAACTTCAGGACCTTGACCATGAATTGCGGCAAATAGAAGAGCGAGGCAAAATAGATGACATTAATGGTCAGGATGACCGCAATGGAGGTTTTGAACGCGGAATTCTCCCGGATGGCCTTGGGCACCAGCGCGCCCGGACCGGCACGCCTTTCGACCATAAAGAATGAGCAGATCGCGACCACGGACAGTCCCAGAAGCCCAAAAATAGCCGGGCTGAACCAGCCAAGACCGGCACCGACATCCAACACCAGCAACAGGGCGAACAGGCCGAGCGAGAGGGTAATAATTCCCGGATAGTCAACGGTTTTCTCGATATCTTC
It includes:
- a CDS encoding MFS transporter — encoded protein: MDKVPQKMTAAQISGLAAMMLGTLVICNDFTALNVALPAIEKTFHVDVTTAQWVITGYVLVFGVSVVTAGRLADMFGRRRIFFIGMTIFALFSLIGAMATDVWVLLVARGVMGIGGAMVWPAMLGITFSLVPEDKAALAGGLILGFAGIGNAMGPMLGGVFTEYLSWRWIFYINVPVAIIAILVTLSVVPKDQTEDIEKTVDYPGIITLSLGLFALLLVLDVGAGLGWFSPAIFGLLGLSVVAICSFFMVERRAGPGALVPKAIRENSAFKTSIAVILTINVIYFASLFYLPQFMVKVLKFSAAQAGVGLLPILAMFAVTSFIAGPLYGRLGPKLMVTIGSACLSLGILILAFLDASTTYVGLVPGMMILGVGLGFFFSSITTVGITSVDPSQSSLAGAILYMFQNAGGAIGLGLNTAVVVSAPTLVEGIRRAFIMDAVLGAVGVVICLTLVDGPITAARIAAFFRREKEDES